The Nicotiana tabacum cultivar K326 chromosome 14, ASM71507v2, whole genome shotgun sequence genome contains a region encoding:
- the LOC107795848 gene encoding uncharacterized protein LOC107795848 — MAFKPMPLLFAVLLLITSSNGDSNTAPGAFPHGKISSPPPPPVNASTPYPPTQVTLPPPPPPPPVKLPPSPSPAVKPPPPPVPTPPVSPPKNTADCVPLCQVRCKLHSRQNVCLRACATCCLRCKCVPPGQYGNLEKCGKCYANMTTRGGRRKCP, encoded by the exons ATGGCTTTCAAGCCTATGCCACTTCTCTTTGCCGTTTTGCTTCTCATCACTTCTAGC AACGGAGATAGCAACACTGCCCCTGGTGCTTTCCCTCATGGTAAGATATCAAGCCCCCCACCACCACCAGTCAATGCATCCACTCCATACCCACCCACCCAGGTCACCCTTCCTCCTCCTCCACCGCCACCTCCAGTCAAGCTACCACCATCCCCATCTCCGGCGGTCAAGCCTCCACCACCACCAGTCCCTACTCCCCCCGTTTCACCACCAAAGAACACAGCAG ACTGCGTTCCCCTATGCCAGGTGAGGTGCAAGTTGCATTCGAGGCAGAATGTATGCCTAAGAGCATGCGCTACTTGTTGTTTAAGATGCAAATGTGTTCCGCCAGGCCAATATGGGAACCTAGAGAAATGTGGCAAATGTTATGCTAATATGACCACCCGCGGAGGCAGGCGCAAGTGCCCATGA